The sequence AGAACGCATCGTCGCGGCCATTCGGGAAATCTACGACCCCGAGATTCCCGTCAACGTCTACGACCTCGGGCTCATCTACACCGTGAACGTGCACGACGACAACACCGTCGACGTCCTCATGACGCTCACCGCGCCGAACTGCCCCGCGGCCGGCATCTTGCCCGGACAGGTGGAAGATGCGGTGCGGATGGTGGATGGCGTGGAAGGCGTGCATCTGGAAATGACCTTTGACCCGCCCTTCTCGCCGCAGATGATGTCGGAGGAAGCGCAGCTTGAGCTTGGCTTCCTGTAAAGCGCCGCCGTGTCTAGCGCCGCATCCGTCGCGTGCACCTTCCGCACAATCGTCCATCCGGTATGGAATTTGAGCAGACCATAGCGCTGGCTAGCGACTTGCTGGCCGATGGACGCACCGCCGATGTGTTGCAGATGATTGACCCGCTGCTCGCCTCGCACGACGCGCCGCAACGCACTGCGCGCCTGCGTGCGCTGGCCGCACGCGTGGCCGTCACCGATCGGTGCGATGCGCCCCGGGCCTTGGAGCTGCTGGCGCCGTTTCGGGAGCGAGCGGCCCGCGCCACACTGTCCGACACCGCCCGCGCCGATGTGGCGCTGTGGCTGGGCTGGGCATTGGCGTTGCGCACCGGCTCGCCCGCGGACGATGCCCACGCGCTCAGCCTGCTCGACGAAGCCGAACAGCAATACGCGGCGCTCTACGACGTGCACGGCCAGGGCTGGGCGCTGCTTGGGCAGGCACAGGCGTACTTTGCCATCGACGAATACCACCTGATGCGCCGGGCGCTGCGCGAGGCCAAGCACTTGCAACGTGCCCTCAACGATGTTCTTGCCACGCGCTGGCTCTGCGAGCTGCGCATCCCGGCCTTGCGCTTTGAAGGGCGCTACGACGAGGCGCGCGCGGCGATCGAGCGGCTGCGGTCGCTCCAGCCGTTTGTCCACGACCGCCGCGTGAAAGGCCATGCCTATGCCCACGAGGCCGCTGTGGACTACGACACGGGCGCGCCCCCCGAACGCATTGTGGAAGCCGCCACACAGGCCGCCACGCTGCTTGGCCCGCTCGCTACCGACGCCCGCTATCCGCTCCTCACGTCGTACCACGCCCGCATCGGAGCGCTGCTTCGCTCCGGGGCCGACGAAGAGGCCGAGCGCTGCATTGCCGCGGCCCTCGATGCCATGGACGATTATCCCGTGGGCACGGCGCACCTGCAAACCCTTCGGGCGCGGCGCGCGCTTCGTCAGGGGGCACCAGAGCGCGCCGAAGCCTTGCTCCGCGATCTGTTTGCGCAGGCCCACCACCTGCCCCACGGGCTGCAGCGCTCGCA comes from Salisaeta longa DSM 21114 and encodes:
- a CDS encoding SUF system Fe-S cluster assembly protein, yielding MTEPSNDASRKIERPETVPAHLQEGPTTDLEERIVAAIREIYDPEIPVNVYDLGLIYTVNVHDDNTVDVLMTLTAPNCPAAGILPGQVEDAVRMVDGVEGVHLEMTFDPPFSPQMMSEEAQLELGFL